In Castor canadensis chromosome 11, mCasCan1.hap1v2, whole genome shotgun sequence, a single genomic region encodes these proteins:
- the LOC109686325 gene encoding developmental pluripotency-associated protein 4-like — protein MENARGKEWSCSEKSKEEEEQGPAQPSTSSTKATAKGKKQAKPVGNDKGSCSKEPKKIPIPPLPSELPPVNLIHRDILRAWCQQLKLSSKGQKLEAYKRLCEHAYPQQKHCLQNIPSSAKEARMKTPGQRKSKAGQGEPSQKSSKKKLPSEVAAPPEVAPVPEEQLSVLEDPPVLYEEVSTTVVTTSAPEAVLASWGRIAANAGNKEAQETELPRVAYGDKWCVVHGRSLPANTDGWVQLQFHAGQAWVPEKKGKVSALFLLPACTFLPPNLEDNMLCPKCVHRNKVLIKSLQ, from the coding sequence ATGGAGAATGCAAGAGGCAAAGAGTGGAGCTGCTCAGAGAAGTCCAAGGAAGAAGAGGAACAAGGGCCTGCTCAACCAAGCACATCTTCTACAAAAGCTACAGCGAAGgggaaaaaacaagcaaaaccagtGGGAAATGACAAGGGTTCCTGTTCAAAGGAACCTAAAAAGATACCAATTCCTCCCCTACCTTCTGAACTGCCACCTGTCAACTTGATTCATAGGGATATTTTGCGGGCCTGGTGCCAACAGCTGAAGCTAAGCAGCAAAGGCCAGAAATTAGAGGCATATAAGCGACTCTGTGAACATGCTTACCCACAGCAAAAGCACTGCTTGCAGAATATTCCTAGCTCAGCAAAAGAGGCCAGGATGAAGACACCAGGtcaaagaaaatcaaaggcaGGCCAGGGGGAACCATCccaaaaaagctctaagaaaaagcTACCTTCTGAGGTGGCTGCCCCCCCTGAAGTGGCCCCTGTACCTGAGGAGCAGTTGTCTGTTCTTGAAGACCCCCCTGTTCTCTATGAAGAAGTCAGTACTACTGTGGTGACCACATCTGCCCCTGAAGCAGTGTTGGCTTCCTGGGGCAGAATTGCAGCCAATGCTGGGAATAAGGAGGCCCAGGAGACAGAGTTGCCACGAGTGGCCTATGGTGACAAGTGGTGTGTGGTCCATGGGAGAAGTCTTCCTGCAAACACTGATGGTTGGGTTCAACTGCAGTTTCACGCTGGACAAGCCTGGGTAcctgagaagaaagggaaagttaGTGCTCTGTTCTTGCTTCCTGCCTGCACTTTTCTACCCCCGAACCTGGAGGACAATATGTTGTGTCCCAAATGTGTTCACAGGAACAAGGTCTTAATTAAAAGCCTCCAGTGA